One part of the Solea solea chromosome 1, fSolSol10.1, whole genome shotgun sequence genome encodes these proteins:
- the LOC131448609 gene encoding dnaJ homolog subfamily C member 5B-like, producing MSEGRQRTLSTSGESLYQILDLQRGCSHDDIKKSYRKLALRYHPDKNPENPEAAEKFKELNSAHSVLSDLSKRNIYDSYGSLGLYVAQQFGEDNVNTYFMLSTWWAKGLFVVCGVLSGCYCCCCLCCCCNCCCGKLKPTPTAEGAESEYVSPDDLEEEIRNDPNNDSETPIVRQPTNTSEKTQLICDGRHRDTYT from the exons ATGTCTGAGGGGAGACAGCGAACTCTGTCCACCTCAGGAGAATCTCTGTACCAGATTCTGGATCTTCAGCGAGGCTGTAGCCATGACGACATCAAGAAGTCCTACAG GAAACTAGCGCTGCGGTACCATCCCGAtaagaacccggagaacccggaggcGGCGGAGAAGTTTAAGGAGCTGAACAGCGCTCACTCCGTCCTCTCCGACCTCTCCAAGAGGAACATCTACGACTCGTACGGCTCTCTGGGGCTCTACGTGGCACAGCAGTTTGGAGAAGACAATGTCAACACCTACTTTATGCTGTCCACCTGGTGGGCTAag ggtctGTTCGTGGTGTGTGGCGTTCTGAGcggatgttactgctgctgctgcctctgctgctgctgcaactgctGCTGTGGGAAACTCAAGCCCACGCCCACCGctgagggggcggagtctgaGTATGTCTCCCCTGACGACCTGGAGGAGGAAATCCGCAACGACCCCAATAACG ACTCAGAGACTCCGATTGTTCGCCAGCCGACAAACACCAGCGAGAAAACTCAGCTGATCTGCGACGGTCGCCACAGAGACACGTACACATGA